The segment TATTATTACTCCCATCAGGGAACATTAGTTTCAATTTAGAAGTCTCGAATCCATCAATTGGTTGAAAAGATATTCTCATATGTTCAAGAGGAGGAGAAGAAGGTGAGATGAAAGAAGAGGTTCCATTCCCGAATTGTTCTCTGAAAGGTATCCCTGTAACTGTGTGAAGTCTTTCAGGGACATCAGTTTTCACAGAATTTGCAAGCGTTTCGTTTCCAACAAGTGAAATTTGTCTTCTGAAACCATTAACAAGTAATCGATTGCTAAATTCAAATATCCGTGATGAATTCATGTTATCTTCAGATTTCGAGGTGTTAACAACTGTATCTTCATTAATTGTGTTCTTCTGTGTCTCATCGGTTTTAGTTTCTTCAATACTACGTGTCGACAAACCAAAATCTGGAGGTTTTGAAGGTTCGAGTCCCAACAAACCGCCATTGGTCCAGAACATAACCGGCTGATTGAGagcagtttgactttgactttgattttgaccaccGGAAGTTTCCGGCGATTGTTCCGGTGAAATCGACTCATTGGTGGTTAACGGAAATTGAACGGTTTCAACTTCTTTAGATTCAACAGTCGCCGGATGTGCAGCAGGAGTTTCGACTTCTTCAGATTCGAACTTCTCAGGGGTAGTAACGGAAATTGAATGCTGCTCATAATTCTCGTTGTTTGAGTAAATGTGATCTTCAATATGAGATTCGGGTGATTTGCTAGATGAAGTATGTTCAGGAACATGAAACTCGAAGTTTGTTGACATGTCATCTTTGTTGTTTGTATTATTGGTGTATTGCTTGAGTTCTCGTTTTGTTTGGCAATCTAAATCGGTTTCTGATTCTGATTCAATGGTGTTAAGGGCATCAAGGTAATAATCCGTTTCACTTTCAATCTCATCATGCTGACCCCTGGGATTGGAAACAATTGGTGTTGGAATAGGTTCATCATGAAACCCAAAATCAATATGAtcttcttctttctcctcaaTCTTGTCAGATGGGCGACCTGTAGAATCTATGATTTCCAACTTTTCATCCCAGGTAATGTAAGGTGATCTTGATGTACTGTTGATATTTTCATCTGGAAGAACAGAAACTCCTCCATTGTTGTCATCAATGGAAGCCGAATCAAGAAAAGAATTATGATGATAATCAGCAGAGGGTTCTTTGAGATTGTTGTTGTCTTCAGATTGTGTTGAGTAGCTTGGACGAAAGATACACTCAATGTAATTTGAATCGTTTCTTGATTCGAAAGTAGCCAAATGGTCAATTTCAGGGTCAATTCCGGAATTTTGTGGGACATTGAATGAGGATATATCTtgagaaggagaaggagaagctttttctACCATGTTTGAAAAGCCAAAATCCATACTGTAAAAAAGAGTTTAATCATATAACTTCATTAGCAAATCACAAgtatttaaactctttcaatacATTATTAGACACAATTTTAAGAGAGTTGTACCTTTCTGTATGCATAATTACTGGAGCTTCATGCGTCAAATCTCTATACCTTGAAGTTTTCTTTTTCTACATAAAGTAAACATTTGTAAGACTATTCAAGAGTTAatgttaataaatatatattttatgttgCTAATGAAACATACCTTATTTCTACGAGCCTTCTTTTCTCTTGGGACATTTTGAAGATGTGCTTCATAAGGACCAGAAGAAGTTCTTTTAAAATAAGTTGGATCAGAGTATCTTCTAAAACAAGATCCCGGGCCACCGATGTCGTATCTGAAAGAAAACCATGAAAATTAATAATACGCGtacaaataatatattattaattataaatataaattataacaaaataagaAATGATTATCATACTTGTCAAGCTTATGTAGACGCGGAGGATCACGACAGTCTTCATAGGCGTCCATAATGCATCGCGGCAAGTCGCTGTATATGAAATGGTTTTGTTCGGTTTTGAGTCGAGAATGCCAGTGAGAACCTGCCATATAAAAGTAAATGAATAAAAAAGGAAATAATTTATCATATAGTGGATTTTTCTCTCTGGAGGCCCTATGTGTTTCTCTAGTATATTCTTTCGGGCGGGTTGTTGGGGATCTTTGAGGCCATTTTCCCAATGTGGAAATGAAAAGCTGTGTGAATGTTACCAGCTGTGTACGCGAAATGCAAGTGACTCCTTTGTGCCAAAATAGCCTTCTCTAATGGAGGAAGTGCGGTTTCAATGTTGTGTATTCGTTGCACCAATTTATGGCTTCTAGAAGATGTAATTAGCACTTGTTCTTGTAACCCATGAAAAACTTCTGCTGCAAATCTATAATGCAAAAGACTTCATCTCAGTTCATAGTTGATgataattttctttttatgttcATAGTTGATTATAATTTCCAGTTTTCATATGCATATACTTTAAGCAGCATTTATTGTTGTTTGTAGTACTTCTTACAGAGTTACTAAAGctaaaaatttaaaactaaataaattggcttcgatcaactccaggagCAATCCAGTAGACTTAACACTTCAGAATTTGGGGGTACTTATTTATTGAACAATTTTTACATAATCATTTAAAAGAATATTGGATGACTATGAAATAGAAGTTCACTGCATACAAGCGAAACATTCCAGTGAGCCAGAAACTATCTATTTGAAGGTTTTCATTGACTTTACAATCTCCATTAATCTTCACGAGTTTTTGCATTATAGCACTAAAAAGTGCAACCTTTaattgaagaggaagaagaagaagaaggaataaCAGATTCCACAAGAAATCATAACATTGAGATACCCAATGAACCTTAAATCGACACACGCAATTCAGCTCGGTCAAATTCAAATTTAAGGTAACCAACACACTCAGAAAACCAGAAAATCAACAAGAataagagagagaagagagaagagagaagaagAGAAATTACTCTGCGAGATCGCCTAATTGACGCAAGATTCCGACGAGGCCAGCAACGGCGACGCCATCAAGCACCGCCTTCGGATCTTCTCTATTGGTTTCTGTGTACAACTCCGGCATTCCCAATCCGTACTCATTTCTCACCTCCACCCTCACCAACGGCATCTTATTTCCGTCTCCCTTACTTTCTCTCTCCAAAATCCGACCTTAGAACTCCGCCCCAACCAGTAAGATTCCGATAACTGCAACCATAAATGCGATGGGAGAGGGTGTGTGTTTGAGTGTGAAagtgtgtgagagagaaaatcGATGAAGGATTTCGTAGAGATAGAAAAttgatggaggattttgtagagagagaaagagagatagagagtAGGTGAGTGGATTGAAGCAGCTTAACTGCTATGGGAGTGGAAAGCTCAGTATTTTTTGCGAATGAGAATATGACCAAATGAAGACGACGACATTGCCAACTCTACAAGCCAAAATTTGGTTCCTGGGTGGGTATCATAGTTGTTGATCGTTCATATCCAATTACCATTTTGCCCTTTGCTGATTTCCCATTTTTGCGCTTAGGGTTTCGGGTTTCTTCATTAAAATCAGATTCTCCCTATTGTATCTTTTGAATTAGGGTTAATCACAACTTGTTTACATAAGTTATATGGCTATTCTAGCTCACTAAAGTTTTTTTCAACCATTTATTAGGCTAGGAGGTATAGACCCACCACATAATGTGTCATGTTGATGTACGGAGCAAGGAGTGCGGTGAAAATCATATCGTCTGGCCATAAGTGAAAACTCCGTTGctcatctttttttttcttcttttccatCTTCCATTTTAATATTAACAattaagagaaaatgacaaaattagCCAAATTCATTAATTATTTTACAAATTTAGCCAAAAAAATAGAAATTACAATTTTGGCCACGTAAATCGCAGATGAGAAtggtccatctgcgattttgaCACCCCATCTGTGAATGTACAAGTGgctaaagcacagttgtgctttagccacttgtacattcgcagatggggttttttttatatatagggTTTTAGCAGGCTTAAATCACAGATGAACACTGTACATCCGCGATTTCCTCTGCATTTCATCTGCgaatttgttatttttttatttttattttttaaattttgattatgaaatcaATTTTTTTGACTACGAAATAACCTTACTATATATAAACTTTTGTAGAAAGTTATCAGTTTAGTTGTTATTTCTTTAGGAAATTTCTTTAAAATCTCTCTAAAAAATGATTAAATATctggtttgtcttgtaaccggtgggagatggcaagttaTTGAAACAAATCTAGAATACGTATGTCCACAAGGAGGTATTTCTGAATTCACgttgatattttctgagtatatattagttatagtgaatttgtatctttggtaagaaacaaaattggtttgttagacaaatatagaattagtcttcgtttccatCATCCTGAATTGAAAtattatatagctatagttgaagatatggatgttagaatgttgataaatgtaatcaaatgtagcggaggaagggctgtgaaagtgtttgttGTGGTTGATTAAGGAGATTCGGTTAATGAGGCTGGTGATAGTGGAAATCAGCCGGTTGGTAATGTATGCAGCTATAAAGGAAGCAACGATCCGATAGatactttcaatactcctagtgtacctcaatttcatagtgttgctgaaaatgttaatgttagttattcacctattaactatgtggatcctgagaattacaaatatgttggtgatgatgatgttggtacatatcttaatgacgtgggtggtcgttgtgatttcctaaacaagaagttaaagttatGAATAAGCGTGTAGTAGATGAAAGTAAAAAAGACAAAATATATTCGtcaaaaagatgaaaaaaaaagcATGTTTACGGGGATTATGTTGATGTGGCtgatgtatgtttagatataacTGACTTAAAAAGCAATTCAAATGGAGATGAGTTGAGTGATGAGGTTAAAGCTAAGTTTCCCGATAACTTTTTTTTACGGTATGCCCCCTCTACCAGAATGTCCAGTTGATATTAATGAAgaatagggatgtcaacgggggcaaacgggacggggagtgcatcccccgcccccgcccccgaaatttccTTGTTCCCCCGTCCccacccccgcccccgaaatgttCAGCCTTCCTACCCCCGCCCCCGGCCCCGAATCTCCTTTATTACCCCCACCCCCGCCCCCGTTcccccgcccccgattgattttgggctgccttttttttttactaaaaaaagttgttatttatgctaaaagaagctatttttaggtaacaaataattatttatagtaaaaatttacatgttaaaaataaaaaaagctaTGGCATCTTAATAACATTATACTAAcaatttaaaaacatgtttttttgatgaattttggaagctcaaaatcattttatagtttattatatttatataattaatatatgtaaatgtatgtgtaatttattaacagggtccccatgggggtttcgggacgggaTTGCATATCCCcaccccgcccccgaaattaaaacggggatttaccttgcccccgcccccgtccccgcccccgatttttttaaaaagtttcccccaaacgggacggggcccccacgggaacggggtcccacgggactttttgacatccctaatgAAGAAatcccaacacagatggtagacatcaatcttcaaaagattgaatgtgagagtatatttaagaacaaagaacttttaaagcaATGTATTGGTAAAAAAATGTTTTCGAGAAGGTTTtcagacgaggacaagtagatccaccaaatcaaggtatgaggTTGTGTGTGTTTCaaaaaattgttcttggttactaagagcaaaagcaattaaaaattctgatggacttttccaagtgaataaatttgttgatgtacacacttgttcttcaacaattttgcaacctaatcatcgacaagcaaacaaatatgttttgggtgaatatgttgttgatgttttggctgaagattatagtagagtttatcggggaaaagatacatattaatgatatgaatgctcaattgaatatcaatatctcataccatcaggcatggcgtgcgaaacaatatgcattgttgtcgttaaggggtacgaaagaggattcttttaccaaactttcGACTTATTTCcacaacttggccaaacataatccgggtTCGGTgacacatattaaaacagatggtgatgatcgctttgagtttttgtacgtcgcactTGGTTGTTCAGTtagtattttaatattttattattttttccatttatttttattgtattttaatagatatacaatgtattgtaggtacgcgCTTTTGTCAATTTCTGTAAACCGACCCTTGTAGTAGATGGAGCCcacctaaagggcgagttcaaaggAACCGtgttacttgcagttactaaggatggacaaaaccaaatattaccggttgcatatggtatctgcaaaaatgagtgtacacattcttggacatggttttttttAAAACTACGTGATTGCATAGGCAATATGCAAGAGCTTACAGttatatctgataggtctccatctatagcaacatccgttgccaacatttttcctcacgctcatcacAAAATATGTGGTGTcaatttgtatttcaacatagtatctagattcggGAAGAGTAACACAGTTAAAGGAAATTTTTGGGAGGCTtgtagggcgtacacagttgatgcttttgaCGCTGCCATGGAAGTTATGAGAAAGACAAAACaaccagtatgggagtacttaaGAAGTATAAATCCAGAAAGTTGGTCTAGGGCACATTTTAGATGGAATCGATATAATCTTATTTCGTCCAACAGTGtggagtctataaatgcattatctagacacgcacgtaaggtgccaatacttatgttgatcGATTTTTTTCATGCaacaatgcaacaatggtggtttcaaagacgtaactttgTAGGTATTaagttaaattttaatttttaatattaatgttttaatAAATCTTATTGATCTTAACTTCTTTATTTTGTGTCTTTTTTAAGCagaagcaacaacaacacttaGCCCTTGGGCTGATGAAATTgttaaagaaaacaaaaaaacatttagtaagtgggatgttcgcatgatctcaaatacgaaatgcgaggtcaaaaaggAGGCACAAAATGTGATAGTTGATTTCCAACAaatgacatgtacatgtaggcattggcaacttgatgggataccttgtggtcatgtcataagatgtttaacagtCAACAATTACCAAGATTGCTCGAGGTatgcattaaatgcttagtttACCGAAACACTAaggaaaacatatgaggaatcaataaaccctctTCCAAAGCCATCCAaatgggagatccccgatgatttgatgattgttaagccacctataatggataaacgtcagTCAGGCAAgccaagaaacacagaccgcattccatcccaaggcgagggtccaattagaaaagagtgttctacatgtggtcaaGTAGGACACACGGGAAACAATTGTACTAGAAGGGTGTACGGTAGTGGAGCACGTCGCACGACAATTTCTACTACAGAAATGACATTTAATATTGGTAGTTCAGCGAGTTGCTCACAAACATATGAAGcagattttgatataaaacaaccttgaaatgaaaagttgttaactttttatgtattgtaattttttttattaaatcttaTAAGACATTGTTATGCTTTCATATTTTCGTTTAGTTTGTAGATTATAACAATTAATTAAGCATTTGTATTATAATATTTAGTTTGCGGATTATAACAAGAAATgttatttgaaaaaaaacaacaacaaactGAACTGAACTCATGATAATGTTACAACATTTttgaaattaattattaaactcAGGGAACTGCAATGGATACTTCTCTTTCCCGTttgttatatagtcatccctaattctATTTTTATCTTCCAAACGGTCCTTTTGCACCCTAAGGTGTATCATCTGCTCGTCCTTCTTAGCAACCCATTTTTCGGTCGTTTTGATTGtcttcttaattttttttatccattCTTCATGCTCTTTGATTTCGTTTTTTAGGTCTATCCATTCTTGATCTTGTTTGCATTCCCATGCAATTTCATTACCACGTTGATtgagaagtcgggatgactctttgtcctgttcttgttgttcttcagcccttttcaattcttcaaaattttcatcagACATATATGGGCTTGATGAAGACGGTGTAAAAAAAAAGGGTCGACTGAATCACAAtagtaacaatctacttcgttgcatgagcaaaTTTCGAAATTTTTTGGGGAACTCGTAATAAAGTCGCGATTATAATAAAGTGGTGCtataagtggtatttatacatactaCTCCATCTACAAATCATAGTCTAAATGCaaccatttcgtagtcaaagtTGTAATGCATAGTCAAACTTTGAAATGACTACACATTAAAGACAAGTCACTGTAGTAACCTGCAAATCGTAGTCAAACTCTTAAGTGACAAGACAAAAATGACTGTTTGACATGATAAGTCACTGCAGTAACCTCCAAATTATAGTaatgtatttattattataaatagatgtttaagcTATACTAACCAAATCATAGAcatgtatttattattataagaaatgtCGTCGAATGCATCAACTTCTTcgaatgaagtacctggttcCAACTCTGAACGACCATGGACGACAAACGAGGTGTTGGTTCTAACACGATgctggctaagtgttaaggaGGGTGTATCGTTACTTGCTCACCCGCATTGCCTAGTAGGTGATGAATGGACCCCCATAACAGCTTCGTTCaaccatgagatgggagaaggaCAACAACGACAACAATCAGATGCTGTTAGTAAATGGATGGATGTAAAGGAAGAAGTCacatggttcaatcgagcatgTAATTATGCGAAAAGTACTAGAGTTCGTTGTCGAGCCgaggaagagttcttggaagttgttaTATCTTGGAGCGTGAAGGCAGAGACTTTGAATATGAAGACGTTTGGAaggttgttaaaaataataagtatTTCATGTAGTGTGCTCTATTTTCGGTTATAAATAACCCATGGACCTGTTTTTTATTTAAATGCTTTGTTTGTAGTAatgttttaagtttaatgtttcaTCTAATGGTTGTTAGTTTCATGTTTTAAGTTTAAGGCGTAGAGTTGGAATATTTGTAATGTTTAAAGTTTAAAG is part of the Lactuca sativa cultivar Salinas chromosome 7, Lsat_Salinas_v11, whole genome shotgun sequence genome and harbors:
- the LOC111892049 gene encoding protein SCAR3, producing the protein MPLVRVEVRNEYGLGMPELYTETNREDPKAVLDGVAVAGLVGILRQLGDLAEFAAEVFHGLQEQVLITSSRSHKLVQRIHNIETALPPLEKAILAQRSHLHFAYTAGSHWHSRLKTEQNHFIYSDLPRCIMDAYEDCRDPPRLHKLDKYDIGGPGSCFRRYSDPTYFKRTSSGPYEAHLQNVPREKKARRNKKKKTSRYRDLTHEAPVIMHTESMDFGFSNMVEKASPSPSQDISSFNVPQNSGIDPEIDHLATFESRNDSNYIECIFRPSYSTQSEDNNNLKEPSADYHHNSFLDSASIDDNNGGVSVLPDENINSTSRSPYITWDEKLEIIDSTGRPSDKIEEKEEDHIDFGFHDEPIPTPIVSNPRGQHDEIESETDYYLDALNTIESESETDLDCQTKRELKQYTNNTNNKDDMSTNFEFHVPEHTSSSKSPESHIEDHIYSNNENYEQHSISVTTPEKFESEEVETPAAHPATVESKEVETVQFPLTTNESISPEQSPETSGGQNQSQSQTALNQPVMFWTNGGLLGLEPSKPPDFGLSTRSIEETKTDETQKNTINEDTVVNTSKSEDNMNSSRIFEFSNRLLVNGFRRQISLVGNETLANSVKTDVPERLHTVTGIPFREQFGNGTSSFISPSSPPLEHMRISFQPIDGFETSKLKLMFPDGSNNNDNNESNGYGNMFPSFQLVPEPGMSLRDSGSGSDSDDDTFCRSSPYASDDDRSHASESNSDQWDSGESPGMKGGRELDDAFGRVSSAESASSSLVNGIRFPDIPNFDSMNDVHLHNQVKESCIPKEPTPLPPPLPPMEWRGVKQDSSGMMEKEDDGLSEALTYTLNLTPQHPQPLPLKPGHFVETVDLMPKPTNMHVEKEHNRVGKMVKEKEDFLQQIRTKSLNLRRTSTAPPTITPTAPTGIKVTAILEKANAIRQAVGSDEGEDDNWSDT